The Desulfovibrio litoralis DSM 11393 genomic interval GTTCCCATCAATCCTCTTTCCCAAGAGATCAGGCGGTTTTGAGTATCCAAAAAAGCCAACCAAAGTTCTTCTTTTTCGTTTCCGGCGAGTCTTGTTTTTGCCATTTTAGCGACAAGGTCAGGCGTCGCCAAAACCTCTCTTCGTCTAATTGGTGCTTCTTCTCGTCTTGACATAAGTTCACGCAATAAAATCCAGTAAACCTCAAGAGCGGGCCCAAAACCCTTAACTAAACGTAGTTCTGCGGGTCTTGCTTCTAAAACACCTTTGATCGTTTGAAAGCGTAAAAGCAGTTCTTTGGCTAAAGGTTTGGTGTCTTGTCTCGGAATAACCTGAGCCAAGAGCAGTTCCAAAACTTCATAATCCGGGAGTTTAGTGGGGTCGTCCTTGAGTTTTTCTCTTAGTCTCGCCCGATGACCTGTATTATACATATTGAATTAATCAGCTTTAAGATTTTGGCAAGGGGTTATTTGGTATTTGCCTTATGTGATGAAAAATTTTCATTAAAGATGCCAGTAATATTTCATAGGCTTGTTCCGGGCTACGTTCACCTTTTTTTATTCCTGATTCTGCATCGAGACATAAAGCAAACATTTTTCCCAAGAAATTAAATCCAAGTTTGTGTGCCATATTTTTTTTTACAGGAATAAGAAAGGGGGCAATCGCCGGGGTTTCGTTACAGAGTAGTTGCCACATTATTCTAAGTTCTCTTAATAACAAAGAAATAAAAGAAAAAACCGAAGCGTTATCGTTAAGTTCATCTTTACCCAGTTTATTCCAAACCTCAAGCGTTTTTTTATGATCCTCAAGGCTACGAATAAAGGCAAAAATATCCATTTCCGGTTCATGCACCAATAAAGAGGCATATTCTTTTAAAATAACGCTTTGTCCCTTTTCATTTAACCGAGCGACTAAACAAAGTTTATCAAGTTCAAGCAAAATAGAACCAACGTCATAAGAAAGCCTCGGCAAGATAGCTTCGAACGCACCGGGAGCAAAGACCAAATTTCTTTTTTGAGCTTCGGAACGCACAAAAGGAACGAGATTTTTGGCTTCCAAACCAGCAAAAGTCCAAATCCATTTTTTGCTTTCCGCAAAACTCCAACACTTTATTTTTTGCAAAAACATAGGAATTTTTGGACGCCCTTTATCAAAGGCGACTTCAAGCATAAAAATTACCCAAGTATCACTGTTAAAGCCACTTAATGCCAAAGAAACTTTTTTCCAACTCTCAGCCGTTAACATTTGTGCTTGTCTGACAATTATAAGTTTTGGCGTATTAAATAGCCCTTTAAGCGTAAGGTCTTCCCAAAA includes:
- the radC gene encoding RadC family protein; translation: MYNTGHRARLREKLKDDPTKLPDYEVLELLLAQVIPRQDTKPLAKELLLRFQTIKGVLEARPAELRLVKGFGPALEVYWILLRELMSRREEAPIRRREVLATPDLVAKMAKTRLAGNEKEELWLAFLDTQNRLISWERGLMGTVAGIICYPRDILERALLLKASAIILVHNHPGGAFMPSSQDIELTQQLASSAEKIGVQVLDHIIVTDENAYSLYQEKLLIFDK
- a CDS encoding DNA polymerase III subunit delta, with the translated sequence MQRPGFNFLVCPDNKLAQLELERLTTQFPPQGTPVEAVESDNLNNWEKRVYWGDEELPQVFWEDLTLKGLFNTPKLIIVRQAQMLTAESWKKVSLALSGFNSDTWVIFMLEVAFDKGRPKIPMFLQKIKCWSFAESKKWIWTFAGLEAKNLVPFVRSEAQKRNLVFAPGAFEAILPRLSYDVGSILLELDKLCLVARLNEKGQSVILKEYASLLVHEPEMDIFAFIRSLEDHKKTLEVWNKLGKDELNDNASVFSFISLLLRELRIMWQLLCNETPAIAPFLIPVKKNMAHKLGFNFLGKMFALCLDAESGIKKGERSPEQAYEILLASLMKIFHHIRQIPNNPLPKS